A region of Myxococcus stipitatus DSM 14675 DNA encodes the following proteins:
- a CDS encoding beta-propeller domain-containing protein — protein sequence MRQWKRYGWVGLAAMVVAGCGDEKQPWWMENEPVRQEARLDAFSSCESLESFIEDTATKRMRAMLESSRPRGWWRGDGVPSIPNMGGQPENDGSGSPREPDDYTGTNNQVAGVHEADFVQNDGTNLFVLSGSRLYVHRSWPAEQLTLAATMDIEGWPREMLYDKERRRLVITSQVSDGRPGRPSVWGGGIGFGMVADCAGFNCGAQGGDTLKVTVVDVANLAAPQVARQLYLPGSYLSARRVDGAVRLVLSDDFRWPDDVRFYPEYSGELYEDKDRLDEAIDALIAKNEQLIRAQSLDQWIQSGRSVAADGKVTPLRRGCSDFYRPNASSGLGFVTVVSLDLDAPGEGNPPGHTSVVSAPGEVYASAESLYLAVSHWWWSQPANESDHTYLHKFDIREPGRATYVGSGSVQGSLVNQFAMDEYEGVLRVATTVTTMRDFGLGNTSGPPGGGANTVSRVVTLAEQGSGLKELGRSEDLAPGERIFSARFVGKKGYVVTFLQKDPLFTFDLSDPTHPRKVGALSIPGFSTYIHPLGDTHLLTFGEDRDLDGGWTSRALKVSLFDVSDLAHPKEAFTHRVGTLSSYSEALYEHKAFNFFPSKGLLAVPFMDWGQGSGDYWQGFTSELRVFRVDTATGITPLGAVSMNDMYQRANVNRWSGVWAPFVRRSVMADDYVYAISDAGVRAAKAPSLQTPVATTYFQPPVR from the coding sequence ATGCGGCAATGGAAGCGCTACGGGTGGGTAGGGCTTGCGGCGATGGTGGTGGCGGGGTGTGGCGACGAGAAGCAGCCCTGGTGGATGGAGAACGAGCCGGTGCGGCAGGAGGCTCGGCTGGACGCGTTCTCGAGCTGTGAGTCCTTGGAGTCCTTCATCGAGGACACGGCGACCAAGCGCATGCGCGCGATGCTGGAGTCCTCGCGCCCCCGCGGCTGGTGGAGGGGAGATGGGGTGCCCTCCATCCCGAACATGGGCGGGCAGCCGGAGAACGATGGCTCCGGCTCACCTCGCGAGCCGGACGACTACACGGGCACCAACAACCAGGTGGCGGGTGTGCACGAGGCGGACTTCGTCCAGAACGACGGCACGAACCTCTTCGTGTTGTCGGGCTCCCGGCTGTACGTGCACCGCTCCTGGCCCGCGGAGCAGCTCACCTTGGCCGCGACGATGGACATCGAGGGCTGGCCTCGGGAGATGCTCTACGACAAGGAGCGCCGCCGGCTGGTCATCACCTCGCAGGTGAGTGACGGCCGCCCGGGACGGCCCTCGGTCTGGGGCGGTGGCATCGGGTTTGGAATGGTCGCGGACTGCGCGGGCTTCAATTGTGGCGCCCAGGGGGGCGACACGCTGAAGGTCACCGTGGTGGACGTGGCGAACCTGGCGGCGCCCCAGGTGGCGCGGCAGCTGTATCTGCCGGGGTCCTATCTCAGCGCCCGGCGCGTGGACGGCGCGGTGAGGCTGGTGCTCTCCGACGACTTCCGCTGGCCCGACGACGTCCGCTTCTACCCCGAGTACTCGGGGGAGCTGTACGAGGACAAGGACCGCCTGGACGAGGCCATCGACGCGCTCATCGCGAAGAACGAGCAGCTCATCCGCGCCCAGTCGCTCGACCAATGGATTCAGTCCGGGCGGAGCGTGGCGGCGGATGGGAAGGTGACGCCGCTGCGCCGCGGGTGCTCGGACTTCTATCGACCCAATGCCTCCAGCGGCCTGGGCTTCGTGACGGTGGTGTCGCTGGACCTGGACGCGCCCGGCGAGGGGAATCCCCCGGGACACACCAGCGTGGTGTCCGCGCCCGGCGAGGTGTACGCGTCCGCGGAGTCGCTCTACCTGGCGGTGAGCCACTGGTGGTGGTCGCAGCCGGCGAACGAGTCCGACCACACGTACCTGCACAAGTTCGACATCCGTGAGCCGGGCCGCGCCACCTACGTGGGCAGTGGCTCCGTGCAGGGCAGCCTGGTGAACCAGTTCGCGATGGACGAGTACGAAGGCGTCCTGCGCGTGGCCACCACGGTGACCACGATGCGGGACTTCGGACTGGGCAACACGTCGGGTCCGCCGGGCGGTGGGGCGAACACCGTCAGCCGCGTCGTCACGCTCGCGGAGCAGGGCAGCGGCTTGAAGGAGCTGGGGCGCAGCGAGGACCTGGCGCCGGGCGAGCGCATCTTCAGCGCGCGCTTCGTTGGGAAGAAGGGCTACGTCGTCACCTTCCTGCAGAAGGACCCGCTCTTCACGTTCGACCTGAGCGACCCGACGCATCCTCGCAAGGTGGGCGCGCTGAGCATCCCGGGCTTCTCCACGTACATCCACCCGCTGGGCGACACGCACCTGCTCACCTTCGGCGAGGACCGCGACCTGGACGGCGGCTGGACCAGCCGCGCGCTGAAGGTGTCGCTCTTCGACGTGAGCGACCTGGCCCATCCCAAGGAGGCCTTCACGCATCGCGTGGGGACCCTCTCCAGCTACAGCGAGGCGCTGTACGAGCACAAGGCGTTCAACTTCTTCCCGTCCAAGGGCCTGCTGGCCGTGCCGTTCATGGACTGGGGACAGGGCTCGGGCGACTACTGGCAGGGCTTCACGAGCGAGCTGCGCGTGTTCCGCGTGGACACGGCCACGGGCATCACGCCGCTCGGCGCGGTGTCGATGAACGACATGTATCAGCGCGCCAACGTGAACCGGTGGAGCGGGGTCTGGGCGCCGTTCGTGCGCCGCAGCGTCATGGCGGATGACTACGTGTACGCCATCTCGGATGCAGGGGTGCGCGCGGCGAAGGCGCCGTCGCTCCAGACGCCGGTGGCCACCACGTACTTCCAGCCGCCCGTGCGCTGA
- a CDS encoding TIGR02266 family protein has translation MNAPTSTTREPVFVVDDSRTAREVVRLHLARLGCEPVTLEGGEACLAELARRAPMLILMDLRMERMQGDEVCRAVKSHPAGRNVPVIMFTSAGEPHEVMHCWRAGADDFLPKPVVLDALQAKLVAVRGARERSKEGPPKGRRMLLVEGGRFLHTFLGGALEQEGLHVLYARDAQDAEKLASEHSALLDGFLVDVSRSPRETLALAAKLREVHPRKPLVLLSRAEESAEVLARAQALSGAPLLEKRHLGADELLGRVLSRLVPERVPLRAAERVPFFTVVEFSPVGGGTTLSGFSHDASPEGLFVRTLTPAREGTKLSLRVLLAGQRTPCSAEATVVWSNPPRLPGAFRAPAGMGLRLERMDPALTQQFVRFVPRTHGFPPSGTPRASGF, from the coding sequence ATGAATGCTCCCACTTCCACCACGCGAGAGCCTGTGTTCGTGGTGGATGACTCGCGCACGGCTCGCGAGGTGGTGCGCCTGCACCTGGCGCGGCTGGGCTGCGAGCCGGTGACGCTCGAGGGTGGCGAGGCGTGTCTGGCGGAGCTGGCGCGCCGCGCGCCCATGCTCATCCTGATGGACCTGCGCATGGAGCGCATGCAGGGCGACGAGGTCTGCCGCGCGGTGAAGTCACACCCGGCCGGCCGCAACGTGCCCGTCATCATGTTCACCTCCGCGGGGGAGCCGCACGAGGTGATGCACTGCTGGCGCGCGGGCGCCGACGACTTCCTGCCCAAGCCCGTGGTGCTGGATGCGCTGCAGGCGAAGCTGGTGGCGGTGCGAGGCGCTCGCGAGCGCTCGAAGGAAGGGCCCCCGAAGGGCCGCCGGATGCTGCTCGTGGAGGGCGGACGCTTCCTGCACACGTTCCTGGGAGGCGCGCTGGAGCAGGAGGGGCTGCACGTCCTGTACGCCCGCGACGCGCAGGACGCGGAGAAGCTCGCGAGCGAGCACTCGGCGCTGCTGGATGGCTTCCTCGTGGACGTGTCGCGGTCCCCGCGGGAGACGCTGGCCCTGGCCGCGAAGCTGCGCGAGGTCCATCCGCGCAAGCCGCTGGTGCTGCTGTCGCGCGCGGAGGAGTCGGCGGAGGTGCTGGCCCGCGCGCAGGCGCTCTCGGGCGCGCCGCTGCTGGAGAAGCGGCACCTGGGCGCGGACGAGCTTTTGGGGCGCGTGCTGTCGCGGCTGGTGCCGGAGCGGGTGCCCCTTCGCGCCGCGGAGCGCGTGCCCTTCTTTACCGTGGTGGAGTTCTCCCCGGTGGGCGGCGGCACGACGCTGTCGGGCTTCAGCCACGACGCGAGCCCCGAGGGACTCTTCGTGCGCACCCTCACCCCGGCGCGCGAGGGGACGAAGCTGTCCCTGCGGGTGTTGCTCGCCGGACAGCGCACCCCCTGCTCCGCCGAGGCCACGGTGGTCTGGTCCAATCCCCCACGTCTCCCGGGCGCCTTCCGAGCCCCCGCGGGCATGGGCCTGCGCCTGGAGCGCATGGACCCGGCGCTGACGCAGCAGTTCGTCCGCTTCGTCCCGAGGACTCACGGTTTTCCTCCCTCCGGGACGCCTCGGGCATCAGGTTTCTGA
- a CDS encoding Hsp70 family protein, whose amino-acid sequence MHDPVIGIDLGTTNSAIATVEDGRPRLIPARAGGRLTPSIVGVTKGGERIVGQQAQALAEAHPDSVVWATKRFLGRRYTPELVQQAKALVPYPLVAGPSGDVRVKLAGRVMPVTQVSAMILGELALDAQAHFGRTVTKCVITVPANFDDNQRQATREAASIAGLDVVRLVNEPTAAALAYGLSRGFEGNALVFDLGGGTFDVSILDVKSGVFEVRATGGDPRLGGEDFDQRIVQWLLAQVDEEFRQGVSQDAQSLRRLKVAAEAAKRELTENEEATISVSDLGDHSSQGRRTTTLETVLTRSFFETLSEPLSRRCLEACEGVMREAKMDPRSVDVVLLVGGMTRVPMMRRLVADFFGRAPSTDVHPDEAVALGAAVQADELLRQSGQALLLDVASQSLGVGVLGGRVKRLIAKNTGVPVVARDIFFPGTSGQSEARIPVYQGESEFQDENHKLGEVVLKSLHVAARGDVPLEVVFELSGEAILSVKATDLTTGNMETVRLEARAGLPHGEAEKLGAEQANYAKSQGVVDAKRAEETFRKLLERGEKLARLLQKSAQENPSPEAEAAVGTVQRLLDGGRSALDGKDAAKCAAIARQLTQLLSGKQEPRA is encoded by the coding sequence ATGCACGACCCCGTCATCGGCATCGACCTGGGTACCACCAACAGCGCCATCGCCACCGTCGAAGACGGACGGCCGCGCCTCATCCCCGCACGTGCGGGTGGTCGGCTCACGCCTTCCATCGTCGGCGTGACGAAGGGCGGCGAGCGCATCGTGGGCCAACAAGCCCAGGCACTCGCGGAGGCCCACCCCGACTCCGTGGTGTGGGCGACCAAGCGATTCCTGGGTCGCCGCTACACGCCGGAGCTGGTGCAGCAGGCCAAGGCGCTGGTGCCCTATCCGCTCGTGGCGGGCCCCTCCGGAGACGTGCGCGTGAAGCTGGCGGGGCGGGTGATGCCCGTCACGCAGGTCTCCGCGATGATTCTCGGAGAGCTGGCGCTCGACGCGCAGGCGCACTTCGGCCGCACCGTCACCAAGTGCGTCATCACCGTCCCCGCCAACTTCGACGACAACCAGCGCCAGGCGACGCGCGAGGCGGCCTCCATCGCCGGGTTGGACGTGGTGCGGCTGGTGAACGAGCCCACCGCGGCGGCGCTGGCGTACGGCCTGTCGCGCGGCTTCGAGGGCAACGCGCTGGTGTTCGACCTGGGCGGTGGCACCTTCGATGTGTCCATCCTCGACGTGAAGTCCGGCGTCTTCGAGGTGCGCGCCACCGGCGGCGACCCGAGGCTGGGCGGCGAGGACTTCGACCAGCGCATCGTCCAGTGGCTCCTGGCGCAGGTGGACGAGGAGTTCCGTCAGGGTGTGTCCCAAGACGCGCAGAGCCTGCGCCGCTTGAAGGTGGCGGCGGAGGCGGCCAAGCGCGAGCTGACGGAGAACGAGGAGGCCACCATCTCCGTGTCGGACCTGGGGGACCACTCCTCGCAGGGGCGGCGCACCACCACGCTGGAGACGGTGCTCACGCGCTCCTTCTTCGAGACGCTCTCGGAGCCGCTGTCCCGTCGCTGCCTGGAGGCGTGCGAGGGCGTGATGCGCGAGGCGAAGATGGACCCGCGCTCGGTGGACGTGGTGCTGCTGGTGGGCGGCATGACGCGGGTGCCGATGATGCGCCGGCTGGTGGCGGACTTCTTCGGTCGCGCGCCGTCCACGGACGTGCATCCGGATGAAGCGGTGGCGCTGGGCGCGGCGGTGCAGGCGGATGAGCTGCTGCGCCAGTCGGGTCAGGCGCTGCTCCTGGACGTGGCCAGCCAGAGCCTGGGCGTGGGCGTGCTGGGCGGGCGCGTGAAGCGGCTCATCGCGAAGAACACGGGCGTGCCCGTCGTCGCGCGCGACATCTTCTTCCCGGGCACCTCCGGCCAGTCCGAGGCGCGCATCCCCGTGTACCAGGGGGAGAGCGAGTTCCAGGACGAGAACCACAAGCTGGGCGAGGTGGTGCTCAAGAGCCTGCACGTGGCGGCGCGCGGAGATGTGCCCCTGGAGGTCGTCTTCGAGCTGTCCGGCGAGGCCATCCTGTCGGTGAAGGCCACGGACCTGACCACCGGAAACATGGAGACGGTGCGGCTGGAGGCGCGCGCCGGGCTGCCCCACGGCGAGGCGGAGAAGCTGGGCGCGGAGCAGGCGAACTACGCGAAGTCGCAGGGCGTGGTGGACGCGAAGCGCGCGGAGGAGACCTTCCGCAAGCTGCTGGAGCGGGGCGAGAAGCTGGCGCGGCTGCTCCAGAAGAGCGCGCAGGAGAACCCCAGTCCGGAGGCGGAGGCCGCGGTGGGCACCGTGCAGCGGTTGCTCGACGGGGGACGCTCCGCGTTGGATGGCAAGGACGCGGCGAAGTGCGCCGCCATCGCCCGGCAGCTCACGCAGCTGCTGTCCGGCAAGCAGGAGCCGCGCGCCTGA
- the atpH gene encoding ATP synthase F1 subunit delta: MVNVSIARRYARALLDVSSEAGRIDAVAEQLSAFADIVAKNPELADVLHNPAYSRTQRAQVVEGVMKLIPQMEAVLANTLRLLVDRNRLSYVPDIARVFRDMADARAGRVRGSVTSAATLSADSLAQLKQTLQKMTQREVILETRVDPSLLGGVSAQVGSILYDGSLRTQLDGMRRELKQH, from the coding sequence ATGGTGAACGTCTCCATCGCCCGCCGCTACGCCCGCGCCCTCCTCGATGTCTCCTCGGAGGCGGGCCGTATTGACGCCGTCGCCGAGCAGCTGTCCGCCTTCGCCGACATCGTCGCGAAGAACCCGGAGCTGGCGGACGTCCTCCACAACCCCGCCTACTCGCGCACCCAGCGCGCCCAGGTCGTGGAAGGGGTGATGAAGCTCATCCCCCAGATGGAGGCCGTGCTGGCCAACACCCTGCGGCTGCTGGTGGACCGCAACCGCCTGTCCTACGTGCCGGATATCGCCCGCGTCTTCCGCGACATGGCGGATGCCCGTGCCGGACGCGTGCGCGGCAGCGTCACCTCCGCCGCCACCCTGTCGGCCGACTCCCTGGCCCAGCTCAAGCAGACGCTCCAGAAGATGACCCAGCGCGAGGTCATCCTCGAGACGCGCGTGGACCCCAGCCTGCTCGGCGGCGTCTCCGCCCAGGTCGGCAGCATCCTCTACGACGGCAGCCTCCGCACCCAGCTGGATGGCATGCGTCGCGAGCTGAAGCAGCACTAG
- a CDS encoding sensor histidine kinase has translation MPQSLLHPLPGGPVFAVAPEEAWPFLGAVLNATGCGIALLDRELRPVWVNGALTSLSCLEARTYLGRPLVDVWPKLAVSLAPLLARALSGEHVVEASLTGALSLASGERHLRVGLSPAHQAGVPVGVVLWMRDDTERAQAEERVRERESHMRGVADVACDGYFLHENGTVLDANRGIAQLLGYDAPRELIGHHIIEFVAPEYRPAVMSAVTRGVETPYEVLCVRRDGRRVPLEVLGRNVTWEGRQVRLAAVWDISGRKAAEERAERTEHFREQLLGVVGNDLRTPLQTIQMGTGALQRLGGMEEPQQRLVGHMAQAARRMERMIHELLDFTRARLAGGLPVHPEPLLLDRLVERVMEERRQLHPGRTLLMETQGDLRGHWDPARLSQLADTLLGSVLQHSPDTTPVWLRLVGSVGGVTLAIRNDSLTVPSEDHATLFEPFRRGRPASADGLGLGLYIARQVALAHGGRLTLESFQGGTRFVVWLPREPPVR, from the coding sequence ATGCCGCAGTCCCTGCTTCACCCCCTTCCCGGTGGCCCCGTGTTCGCCGTGGCCCCCGAGGAGGCCTGGCCCTTCCTGGGCGCGGTGCTCAACGCGACAGGTTGTGGCATCGCCCTGTTGGACAGGGAACTGCGGCCCGTGTGGGTGAATGGTGCGCTGACGTCCCTCTCGTGCCTTGAGGCGCGCACCTACCTGGGCCGGCCCCTGGTGGACGTCTGGCCCAAGCTCGCCGTGTCGCTCGCGCCGCTGCTCGCGCGCGCGCTGTCTGGCGAGCATGTGGTGGAGGCCTCGCTGACGGGCGCGTTGTCCCTCGCGAGTGGAGAGCGGCACCTGCGCGTGGGGCTGTCGCCCGCGCACCAGGCCGGCGTGCCGGTGGGCGTGGTGCTGTGGATGCGGGACGACACGGAGCGCGCGCAGGCGGAGGAGCGGGTGCGCGAGCGCGAGTCCCACATGCGCGGCGTCGCGGACGTGGCCTGTGACGGGTACTTCCTTCACGAGAACGGCACGGTGCTGGACGCCAACCGGGGCATCGCGCAGCTGTTGGGCTACGACGCGCCCCGGGAGCTGATCGGCCACCACATCATCGAGTTCGTCGCCCCCGAATACCGGCCCGCGGTGATGTCCGCGGTGACACGGGGCGTGGAGACACCCTACGAGGTGCTGTGCGTGCGGCGCGACGGGCGCCGCGTCCCGCTGGAGGTCCTGGGGCGCAACGTCACCTGGGAGGGCCGGCAGGTGCGGCTGGCGGCCGTCTGGGACATCAGCGGGCGCAAGGCGGCGGAGGAGCGCGCGGAGCGGACCGAGCACTTCCGGGAGCAGCTCCTGGGCGTGGTGGGCAATGACCTGCGCACGCCGCTGCAGACCATCCAGATGGGCACCGGCGCCCTGCAGCGCCTGGGCGGCATGGAGGAGCCCCAGCAGCGGCTGGTGGGCCACATGGCGCAAGCGGCCCGGCGCATGGAGCGGATGATCCACGAGCTGCTGGACTTCACCCGGGCGCGGCTGGCGGGGGGATTGCCGGTGCACCCGGAGCCGCTCCTGCTGGACCGGCTGGTGGAGCGGGTGATGGAGGAGCGGCGGCAGCTGCACCCAGGCCGCACGCTGCTGATGGAGACGCAGGGAGACCTGCGCGGCCACTGGGACCCGGCGCGACTGTCACAGCTGGCGGACACCCTCCTGGGCAGCGTGCTCCAGCACAGCCCGGACACCACGCCCGTGTGGCTGCGGCTGGTGGGCTCCGTGGGGGGCGTGACGCTCGCCATCCGCAACGACTCGCTGACGGTGCCCTCCGAGGACCACGCCACCCTCTTCGAGCCCTTCCGCCGAGGCCGTCCCGCCAGTGCGGATGGCCTGGGCCTGGGCCTCTACATCGCCCGGCAGGTGGCCCTGGCCCACGGAGGCCGGCTCACGCTGGAGTCCTTCCAGGGCGGGACGCGCTTCGTCGTCTGGCTGCCCCGCGAGCCGCCCGTCCGCTAG
- the atpA gene encoding F0F1 ATP synthase subunit alpha — MEIRADEISRIIREQIKDYGKKVTVAETGTVLSVGDGIARIYGLEGVLAGELVEFTNGVKGLVLNLEEDNVGVAIMGDFQSIREGDTVKRTQQIASVPVGKGLLGRVVDPLGLPLDGKGPIEATETRRLEVKAPGIVKRKSVHEPLQTGIKALDALVPVGRGQRELIIGDRQTGKTAVAIDTIINQKGLNVYCIYVAIGQKQSTVAQVVEKLNRFGAMEYTTVVAANASDPAPMQFFAPYAGVAMGEYFRDNKMHALIIYDDLSKQAVAYRQLSLLLRRPPGREAYPGDVFYVHSRLLERAAKLSDEEGAGSLTALPIIETQAGDVSAYIPTNVISITDGQIFLETDLFFSGVRPAINVGLSVSRVGSAAQIKAMKQVAGTMKLDLAQYRELAAFAQFGSDLDKATQETLARGARMVELLKQGQYEPLPVERQVMQIYAATNRDDAKKRGWVRDIPVSDVVRWMREFLEFADGKHPNVAKDIASKRELTNDIKAALNKAITEFNEVFQPTPGAKV; from the coding sequence ATGGAAATCCGCGCCGACGAGATCAGCAGAATCATCCGGGAGCAGATCAAGGACTACGGCAAGAAGGTCACCGTCGCGGAGACGGGCACCGTGCTGTCCGTCGGCGACGGTATCGCGCGCATCTACGGCCTGGAGGGCGTGCTGGCCGGCGAGCTGGTGGAGTTCACCAACGGGGTGAAGGGCCTGGTGCTCAACCTCGAGGAGGACAACGTCGGCGTCGCCATCATGGGTGACTTCCAGAGCATCCGCGAGGGTGACACGGTCAAGCGCACCCAGCAGATTGCCTCCGTGCCGGTGGGCAAGGGCCTGCTGGGCCGCGTGGTGGACCCGCTCGGCCTGCCCCTGGACGGCAAGGGCCCCATCGAGGCCACCGAGACGCGCCGCCTCGAGGTGAAGGCGCCCGGCATCGTGAAGCGCAAGAGCGTGCACGAGCCGCTGCAGACGGGCATCAAGGCGCTGGACGCGCTGGTGCCGGTGGGTCGTGGTCAGCGCGAGCTCATCATCGGTGACCGCCAGACGGGCAAGACGGCCGTCGCCATCGACACCATCATCAACCAGAAGGGCCTGAACGTTTACTGCATCTACGTGGCCATCGGCCAGAAGCAGTCGACGGTCGCCCAGGTGGTGGAGAAGCTCAACCGCTTCGGCGCCATGGAGTACACCACGGTGGTGGCGGCCAACGCCTCCGACCCGGCCCCCATGCAGTTCTTCGCGCCGTACGCCGGCGTGGCCATGGGCGAGTACTTCCGCGACAACAAGATGCACGCCCTCATCATCTACGACGACCTGTCCAAGCAGGCCGTGGCGTACCGCCAGCTGTCGCTGCTGCTGCGCCGCCCGCCGGGTCGTGAGGCGTACCCCGGCGACGTGTTCTACGTGCACAGCCGCCTGCTGGAGCGCGCCGCCAAGCTGTCCGACGAAGAGGGCGCGGGCTCCCTCACGGCGCTGCCCATCATCGAGACGCAGGCCGGCGACGTGTCCGCCTACATCCCGACGAACGTCATCTCCATCACCGACGGGCAGATCTTCCTCGAGACGGACCTGTTCTTCTCCGGCGTCCGCCCGGCCATCAACGTCGGTCTGTCCGTGTCCCGCGTCGGTTCCGCCGCGCAGATCAAGGCCATGAAGCAGGTGGCCGGCACGATGAAGCTGGACCTGGCGCAGTACCGCGAGCTCGCGGCCTTCGCGCAGTTCGGCTCGGACCTGGACAAGGCCACGCAGGAGACGCTGGCCCGCGGCGCGCGCATGGTGGAGCTCCTCAAGCAGGGCCAGTACGAGCCGCTGCCCGTCGAGCGTCAGGTCATGCAGATCTACGCCGCCACCAACCGCGACGACGCCAAGAAGCGCGGCTGGGTGCGCGACATCCCCGTCTCCGACGTGGTGCGCTGGATGCGTGAGTTCCTGGAGTTCGCGGACGGCAAGCACCCGAACGTCGCGAAGGACATCGCCTCCAAGCGCGAGCTCACCAACGACATCAAGGCCGCGCTGAACAAGGCCATCACGGAGTTCAACGAGGTCTTCCAGCCCACCCCGGGCGCGAAGGTCTAG
- a CDS encoding HAD family hydrolase produces the protein MAIACVVLDFDGTFTDVATESAPFLTHFRDGLARALGQGVEQAWDEEVAALRAGADLLGWNLGGKVVAPATADPYLTATTAAHRIFQRLAVGTDDATRSEAVQKLYRDSYVYSATAFKPEAKEVLEALLATGMPVTVVTNAHTELVEKKLDTLAPKGRERLKVSGDARKFLLDPPDVSDARFDAVPEQQQLDGVLRRPIYLRRGRYFEALKRVWDSTGTKPEETLVAGDIYELDLALPAALGAQVQLVSRDNVLPYELKAIEALGARGGADRSLRALLPRLR, from the coding sequence ATGGCAATTGCTTGTGTGGTGCTGGACTTCGACGGGACCTTCACGGACGTGGCGACGGAGAGCGCGCCCTTCCTGACACACTTTCGTGACGGACTCGCCCGTGCGCTGGGGCAGGGCGTGGAGCAGGCGTGGGACGAGGAAGTCGCGGCGCTGCGCGCGGGGGCTGACCTGCTGGGGTGGAACCTGGGCGGCAAGGTGGTGGCGCCCGCCACCGCGGACCCGTACCTGACGGCCACCACCGCGGCGCACCGCATCTTCCAGCGGCTGGCGGTGGGCACGGACGACGCGACGCGCTCGGAGGCGGTGCAGAAGCTGTATCGCGACTCGTATGTGTACTCCGCCACGGCCTTCAAGCCGGAGGCGAAGGAAGTGCTGGAGGCGCTGCTGGCCACGGGGATGCCCGTGACGGTCGTCACCAACGCGCACACGGAGCTGGTGGAGAAGAAGCTCGACACGCTGGCGCCCAAGGGGCGTGAGCGGCTGAAGGTCTCCGGCGACGCGCGCAAGTTCCTCCTGGACCCGCCGGACGTGTCCGACGCGCGCTTCGACGCAGTGCCGGAACAGCAGCAACTGGATGGCGTGTTGCGCCGCCCCATCTACCTGCGCCGGGGCCGCTACTTCGAGGCCCTCAAGCGCGTCTGGGATTCCACGGGCACCAAGCCCGAGGAGACGCTGGTCGCCGGTGACATCTACGAACTGGACCTGGCGCTGCCGGCCGCGCTGGGGGCGCAGGTGCAGTTGGTGTCTCGCGACAACGTGCTGCCCTACGAGCTGAAGGCCATCGAGGCCCTGGGCGCTCGGGGCGGCGCGGACCGCAGCCTGCGCGCGCTCCTGCCGCGCCTGCGCTGA
- a CDS encoding nucleotidyltransferase family protein, producing the protein MKAVAIILASGEARRMAHPKALILHEGDKSFLQSLASTFGKASCQVLGVVGKDAEAVREQHPGLDLVESEQWRDSQMQSVKVGLDAALEAGADVVLLHPVDMPALRATTVKSLLKLMGDSEEALRPEFEGAAGWPVMMSRAAAERLRAADGDQLEAVLKGMKVRRVPMKDPGVIVNINGPETYERLFGSEPKLAPPPKRRGSGKRGPGLTTVADIGGGSSSVPMAAASDD; encoded by the coding sequence ATGAAGGCAGTGGCGATCATCCTCGCATCGGGCGAGGCCCGGCGGATGGCCCACCCCAAGGCGCTCATCCTGCACGAAGGAGACAAGAGCTTCCTTCAGTCGCTGGCGTCGACCTTTGGAAAGGCGAGCTGTCAGGTGCTGGGTGTCGTGGGGAAGGACGCGGAGGCCGTGCGCGAGCAGCATCCGGGGCTGGACCTGGTGGAGTCCGAACAGTGGCGGGACAGCCAGATGCAGTCGGTGAAGGTGGGGCTGGACGCGGCGCTGGAGGCGGGGGCGGACGTGGTGCTGTTGCACCCCGTGGACATGCCCGCGCTCCGGGCCACCACGGTGAAGTCGTTGCTCAAGTTGATGGGGGACTCTGAAGAGGCCTTGCGCCCCGAGTTCGAGGGGGCCGCCGGCTGGCCGGTGATGATGTCGCGTGCGGCCGCGGAGCGGCTTCGCGCGGCGGACGGCGACCAGTTGGAGGCGGTGCTCAAGGGCATGAAGGTGCGGCGTGTGCCCATGAAGGACCCGGGCGTGATTGTGAACATCAACGGGCCGGAGACATACGAGCGGCTGTTCGGCTCGGAGCCGAAGCTGGCGCCGCCGCCCAAGCGCCGGGGGAGTGGGAAGCGCGGCCCGGGGCTCACCACGGTGGCGGACATCGGCGGTGGGAGCAGCTCGGTGCCCATGGCCGCGGCGTCGGACGACTGA
- a CDS encoding CBS domain-containing protein, which translates to MCRSSEFDLLVSHAVTLFPEDTVLSALQVMHRHGVHVLPVVDGRDGAWLGQVSQQELHRLSGFAPLARLAEILTARARVETEEKTAGRRAPAPHRWLH; encoded by the coding sequence ATGTGCCGCAGCTCCGAGTTCGACTTGCTTGTTTCACATGCCGTGACGCTGTTCCCCGAGGACACCGTGCTCTCGGCGCTCCAGGTCATGCACCGCCACGGCGTGCACGTGCTCCCCGTCGTGGACGGGCGGGACGGCGCGTGGTTGGGCCAGGTCTCGCAGCAAGAGCTGCACCGTTTGTCTGGCTTTGCCCCCCTGGCGAGGTTGGCTGAAATTCTGACCGCTCGCGCCCGGGTGGAGACGGAAGAAAAGACCGCCGGGCGCAGGGCCCCGGCGCCACACCGGTGGCTGCACTGA